A genomic stretch from Fibrobacter sp. includes:
- a CDS encoding AAA family ATPase — TGVLDEESDSLDLKQARERIDRLLISKALESTERNVSGAARLLRISRNALMDLIKKYQL, encoded by the coding sequence ACGGGTGTTCTCGATGAAGAATCAGACTCTCTTGATTTGAAGCAGGCAAGGGAGAGAATTGACAGGCTGCTTATCTCAAAGGCTCTGGAATCAACAGAAAGAAATGTTTCAGGTGCTGCCAGGCTCCTCAGGATAAGCCGGAACGCACTCATGGATCTTATAAAGAAATAT